One segment of Panicum virgatum strain AP13 chromosome 1K, P.virgatum_v5, whole genome shotgun sequence DNA contains the following:
- the LOC120646073 gene encoding very-long-chain aldehyde decarbonylase GL1-6-like — protein sequence MATRPGPLSRWPWQDLGNYKYAVVAPWAARSTYRFLTASGSDDQRRDLLGFAVLPVLLLRLLYSQVWISVSRHQTARSKHRIVSKSLDFEQVDRERSWDDQILLTALLFYVVNAAAPAAQGLPWWNSKGLVVAALLHAGPVEFLYYWLHRALHHHYLYARYHSHHHASIVTEPITSVIHPFAEEVVYFALFAIPLLTMVATGTGSVVVANGYLIYIDFMNYLGHCNFELVPKMLFDVLPPLKYLMYTPSFHSLHHTQFRTNYSLFMPLYDYLYGTLDKSSDDLYERTLHGREEAPDVVHLTHLTTPDSVLHLRLGFASLAAAPLAAPFATRLRLRAAAPLAKLTSLLGSTFRAEANRLHNLNIETWVVPRYTSQYLSKDGLYSIGRLIEKAVADAEASGARVLTLGLLNQANELNRNGELYVIRKPNLKTKIVDGTSLAVAAVVHMIPPGTKDVLLLGDANKVATVLASALCEREILVQMVDKDLYDCLTQELRPELHKHLLVSSSYTSKVWLVGDKLRDQEQRKAQAGVHLVPYSQFPPNAMREDCVYHSTPALVVPDLFENLHACENWLPRRVMSAWRAAGIVHALEKWDAHECGARVTGVDKAWRAALAHGFRPYDRHGAAVAK from the exons ATGGCCACGAGACCTGGCCCCCTCAGCCGCTGGCCATGGCAAGATCTTGGAAACTACAAG TACGCGGTGGTGGCTCCATGGGCGGCGCGCAGCACGTACAGGTTCTTGACGGCGAGCGGCAGCGATGACCAGAGGAGGGACCTGCTCGGCTTCGCCGTGCTGCCggtgctcctcctccgcctcctctacaGCCAGGTGTGGATCAGCGTCTCCCGCCACCAGACGGCGAGGAGCAAGCACCGGATCGTGAGCAAGAGCCTGGACTTCGAGCAGGTGGACCGGGAGAGGAGCTGGGACGACCAgatcctcctgacggcgctgCTCTTCTACGTGGtgaacgcggcggcgccggcggcgcaggggctgcCGTGGTGGAACTCCAAGGgcctggtggtggcggcgctgctgcacGCGGGGCCAGTGGAGTTCCTCTACTACTGGCTCCACCGCGCGCTGCACCACCACTACCTGTACGCCCGGTACCACTCGCACCACCACGCGTCCATCGTGACGGAGCCCATCACCTCCGTCATCCACCCCTTCGCGGAGGAGGTGGTCTACTTCGCCCTCTTCGCCATCCCGCTGCTCACCATGGTGGCCACCGGCACCGGCTCCGTCGTGGTGGCCAACGGATACCTCATCTACATCGACTTCATGAACTACCTCGGCCACTGCAACTTCGAGCTCGTCCCCAAGATGCTCTTCGACGTCTTGCCTCCACTCAAGTACCTCATGTACACGCCATCGTTCCACTCTCTGCACCACACGCAGTTCCGCACCAACTACTCCCTCTTCATGCCGCTCTACGACTACCTGTACGGGACGCTGGACAAGTCGAGCGACGACCTGTACGAGCGCACGCTGCACGGCCGGGAGGAGGCGCCCGACGTCGTCCACCTCACGCACCTCACCACGCCGGACTccgtcctccacctccgcctcggcttcgcctccctcgccgctgcgccgctcgccgccccctTCGCCACCAGGCTGCGCCTCCGAGCGGCGGCCCCGCTGGCCAAGCTCACCTCGCTCCTCGGGAGCACCTTCAGGGCCGAGGCCAACAGGCTCCACAACCTCAACATCGAGACATGGGTCGTCCCAAGATACACATCCCAG TATTTGTCGAAGGATGGTTTGTATTCGATCGGGCGCTTGATTGAGAAGGCCGTggccgatgcagaagcaagtGGCGCCAGGGTGCTAACGCTCGGTCTACTGAATCAG GCGAACGAGTTGAACCGGAACGGAGAGCTATATGTCATCAGGAAACCTAACCTGAAGACCAAGATCGTCGATGGGACCAGcttggccgtcgccgccgtggtccACATGATCCCTCCAGGCACGAAGGACGTGCTCCTCCTGGGAGACGCGAACAAGGTCGCCACCGTGTTGGCTTCGGCTCTCTGCGAACGGGAAATTCTG GTTCAGATGGTGGACAAGGATCTGTATGACTGCCTGACGCAGGAGCTGCGCCCAGAGCTGCACAAGCACCTGCTTGTTTCTAGCAGTTACACCAGCAAG GTGTGGCTTGTTGGTGACAAGCTGAGGGATCAAGAGCAGAGGAAGGCCCAGGCCGGCGTCCACTTGGTGCCCTACTCACAGTTCCCTCCCAACGCGATGCGCGAGGACTGCGTCTACCACAGCACCCCCGCGCTGGTGGTGCCGGACTTGTTCGAGAACCTCCATGCCTGCGAG AACTGGCTGCCGCGGAGGGTGATGAGCGCGTGGCGCGCGGCGGGCATCGTGCACGCGCTGGAGAAGTGGGACGCGCACGAGTGCGGCGCCAGGGTCACCGGCGTCGACAAGGCCTGGCGCGCCGCGCTGGCCCACGGCTTCCGCCCCTACgaccgccatggcgccgccgtcgccaagtGA